Proteins encoded in a region of the Nicotiana tomentosiformis chromosome 9, ASM39032v3, whole genome shotgun sequence genome:
- the LOC138899269 gene encoding uncharacterized protein has translation MILLRLVSSFFSRLDLCFFPTVQAFSRFRVDLSQCEVELWRVSGERDALQLLCSQKDETIKDLQTDLAKAHEEAAELDKQQKVEKIRLLREEVDQIKAECDRWKETIDRLAAEKETILAKLLSADVQLRSTKQKCSAQAKRIVDLETQLAEAKAEVESSKVMVDKSITVYRADAEAAQMEAREAEDTADTRAHWVAELAKCRSWRDTLEEIHARGFDLAEEIKRAKELEAEAETLASDRDDDDDNGSKSGSEGRRWGEPGGEGTALDDNPEV, from the exons atgattttactgcgcttggtttcttcattcttttctagacttgacttgtgttttttccctactgtgcaggcctTTAGCAGGTTTCGAGTtgacctcagccagtgtgaggtcgagctttggagggtctcgggggagagagatgctttgcagcttctttgcagccaaaaggacgagactataaaggacctccaaacagatttggctaaggctcatgAAGAAGCggccgaactagataagcag caaaaggttgaaaagatcaggttgcttcgggaagaagtcgatcaaatcaaggccgaatgtgaccggtggaaggagactattgaccgcctagctgcagaaaaagaaaccatcttggccaaattattatcggccgatgttcagcttcgaagcaCCAAGCAAAAGTGTTCGGCTCAGGCTAAGAGGATCGTGGATCTCGAAACACaacttgctgaggccaaggcagaggttgagtcgtcgaaagtcatgGTGGACAAGTCCATTACCGTGTATCGggccgatgccgaggctgctcaaatggaggcaagagaggcagaggatactgccgacactcgagcacattgggttgccgaacttgctaagtgtcggtctTGGAGGGATACCCTTGAGGAgatacatgctcgaggtttcgaccttgctgaagagataaaaagggctaaagaactcgaagctgaagCTGAGACCTTGGCTTCTGATagggatgatgatgatgataatggtaGCAAGAGTGGGTCCGAAGGTCGAAGATGGggggagcccggtggagaagGGACCGCTCTCGATGATAACCCAGAAGTTTAG